The nucleotide sequence CTAACGGATAGTCTCACATACCGATTCCAATTGCATCTGAACCCTTCATAATCCTTAGCCTCCTACAGGAATCAGTAAACATGCTGCAACGGCAAATGCATACAATCAGTTGCTAAATGAGAATGTAGCATCACTAGTAAAAATGCAGAAATTGAATTATGACAGCCGATAAATCGAGATGGTGTagtttagacaaaaaaaaaattctagaccTATATATTTTGCATCTCACTCATGTATGAAAATGCTTCCAATCTGCATAGATATTAAACATTAGAGTCGGCGAAAGGCCCTTCCCAATCTACCAAACCACAAAACTTGTTCCCACTTTAAAATTGTTATCTTTTAGATGAGGTTGAATCATGGTACTAGCAAGATACCATGAGGGGTTTATGTTTTTGTATCCAAATCTTAGCCTGCTGTTACACTAACAATAAAAATGAAAGGGGAGAGCATAATTACATTTGTGGTAAAATTTTACTGCCCTTTCATCATTTACAACAACTAGGCAGTTCATAAGTCTGATATTTTACTTACTCCCAAGGAACATCACCGACAAGCATCCAATCACTGTCCTTGTCCTCATAGGTAAGAACATATTCGGACCCTTGAAGAAGATCCATCACTCGACCCTCAGTTAGTGTCTCTCTGCTCGACATTCCATGTGCACCACACTGACCTGAAACCGCATGTACAGAAATAAGTAAACATCTCCttgcatcaaaaatatttttctttaatagtCCTTGAATTGGATATGTCAAAAGTCATTAAATAGTACATAAATACAAAGCCTTACATGGAATAAATTATAATGTTTGAACAATCTTATATTTACTAGTAGTGGTTTAAGGATAGAAAATAAAGAACAGGCGGAGTTCCTTGAGAGAACTCTATTAATTAGTGTCTAACATCATGAAGCAAGGGTAATCAAACAATGTAAATTATCTTTTAAAGACAATACTAAATGTCGTCAATATCTCTAAGGTGAAAGAAACTTTCTTTCAAATATTGAAAGTACTGTTTTCACGTAATAGGATTCTTGTTCTCTTTAGTAGGGCATCGTTGTATTTTTAACAGGAGAAACATTAGGGAACTCTCAAGGCATAAAATGCTCCAGGCATCACACAACCATTGGATGGTAGGATGAGAACAAAAGGTCCCCACCAGGATAGCCGATCAAATTGTTATGTGAAACCCTGACTACATATTCTAGAAGTATTGTATTACATCATTCATATCGGCCATGGATCAAGGAATTTCCTGGACAGGATACACAACTGAGATCCAATAGTTGGTGACAGAATATGCAGTAAATTTGTCATGCTTGCACACAATTTTTCCCAGGAAATCACAAAATATGTAAAAAGGAAGTCCATGTGTGTGACAAACAAAAGAGCTTACCAATGGTAAAGCAGGTAAACATTTTCGCAAGAGCCAGTGAGAGATCTTTGTAATTGGCGTATGTTTTTAGGTCAACTTTTCTGAGATATGGAGCTCCATCCATGCTGACCTTAATATAGAGGCAGTCCACCCCTTGTTTACCTTCCGCATCCTCCTTGTTCTTGCTTGGGTTTGCAGCCATTGTATTCCTTCTGTAACTCCGGATGGGTGGCCAACCAACAACTTGTGCCCTGTCACATACAAAATGCTCAGGCATTCCTGATGAAGGAAGGATGTGGCTCTACATATAACGCTGATGAACGAGAAAAGGAATCAACTTCTTGTCAAAAATGGGGACAAGCAACaggaaaacaaatgcaacttaaaATTGCACTACATGGACAGATAGGCCTGCATAAATGATTCATGTTTTAGATGTCACATAGCAAAGAACTGAATAGAACAATGTAAAAAAGTTCAACTGGAAACAATCTTCAGATctgcaaaaagaaacaaaaaagactACAATTTTAGCACCACTGGTAAGGACAGATTTTATAAGAAGATAGGAAATCAAAGCATTCCCAGGCATCACTTTTAATTCACAAAGGAAACAGGGAAGAAATTTTGTATGCATCGGAAGGAGTTGAGCTGCAGAGTTACAGAAGATACAAGTCTTAATGCTCTCCACCCAAAATCAGGAGAGTAGCACTTGAACATAAGACAACTATATGATTGGCATCTTTCAACATAACTATTGCACAATGCAGTCGAGAACTCCATTTACCATTTCTTACCGATGcgccaaaacaaaacaaaatggaTGGTGCCTATAGATCTAgttgtcaaaagaaaattttctggAGTACATCATTACAGTGGGAGCTGCTTATCTTGATTTAAACTCTATTAAACGTGATGGTTCAAAATCCTACACCAAACTTGCTCCTTCGAGGCTCACTTAACTGATGAGCAAGAAATTAAAGAACTAGATTTCCTTTTGGTTTCGGGACTGGTCCAAATACTCAAGTACTACATGATAAATTCACCATGGGAAATCATAAGTATTATGTTCTATACCGGCATTCACATATCCATATCTGCGTGATCAAAGCTGCAACATGTGAAAAGATGCTGCTAATCAATGACAAGTTCTTAACAACTAGATCAAAGCAGTTGGCATACCAAATAATTAGCAAAAATACAAACATGAATATAAGAGAAAACAACGGAATCAACAGGATTTCAGATTGGTTCCAGCATTATCAACTTTCACCTCCATCTAAGCTGGACAGATAACAGTTCAAACTTTGCATTGC is from Musa acuminata AAA Group cultivar baxijiao chromosome BXJ1-6, Cavendish_Baxijiao_AAA, whole genome shotgun sequence and encodes:
- the LOC135676888 gene encoding auxin-responsive protein IAA21-like translates to MTPPLEHDYIGLSEGPDKLSSANLKDTELRLGLPGSDSPERVDGGGTGLTLGPPKNFVSGSKRGFSDAIDEPREWGLTGVNRSDVEQGKGGVSFSAKGENAGGKPTIEGKDDGGAAKVAPLAKAQVVGWPPIRSYRRNTMAANPSKNKEDAEGKQGVDCLYIKVSMDGAPYLRKVDLKTYANYKDLSLALAKMFTCFTIGQCGAHGMSSRETLTEGRVMDLLQGSEYVLTYEDKDSDWMLVGDVPWDMFTDSCRRLRIMKGSDAIGIAPRAMEKSKSQN